A region from the Volucribacter amazonae genome encodes:
- a CDS encoding alternative ribosome-rescue factor A produces the protein MAKKKSLQSQQTTVYCHQKGNITDNALFALVKDPLFHQRVEKKRKGKGSYQRKAKHKHDYLAKPDHKILVKQDFMNGLFYSYLL, from the coding sequence ATGGCAAAGAAAAAATCCTTGCAAAGCCAACAAACAACGGTGTATTGTCATCAAAAAGGCAATATTACCGATAATGCGTTGTTTGCGTTGGTAAAAGATCCGTTATTTCATCAACGAGTGGAAAAAAAGCGTAAGGGAAAGGGAAGTTATCAGCGTAAAGCGAAGCATAAACATGATTATTTGGCAAAGCCCGATCATAAGATTTTAGTAAAGCAAGATTTTATGAACGGGCTTTTTTATAGTTATCTACTTTAG
- the arsC gene encoding arsenate reductase (glutaredoxin) (This arsenate reductase requires both glutathione and glutaredoxin to convert arsenate to arsenite, after which the efflux transporter formed by ArsA and ArsB can extrude the arsenite from the cell, providing resistance.) yields the protein MLVQLYHNPNCSKSRQTLALLQQQGIEPEIICYLSHRFNLAELTRLKQQLQFSSVRQMMRVKEQCYEQLGLHNEHLSEQDLLQAIIQNPILLERPIVVKGEQAKIGRPPEAVLALFTST from the coding sequence ATGTTAGTTCAACTTTATCATAATCCAAATTGTTCAAAAAGCCGACAAACTTTGGCTTTATTACAGCAACAGGGTATTGAACCTGAAATTATTTGTTATTTATCGCATAGATTTAACTTGGCGGAATTAACAAGATTAAAGCAACAATTACAATTTTCTAGTGTAAGACAAATGATGCGGGTAAAAGAACAATGCTATGAACAACTTGGTTTGCATAATGAACACTTATCCGAGCAAGATTTATTGCAGGCGATTATACAAAATCCTATTTTGCTAGAACGCCCTATTGTGGTAAAGGGCGAACAAGCCAAAATTGGTCGCCCACCTGAGGCAGTGTTAGCCCTTTTTACATCCACATAA